Within the Hippoglossus stenolepis isolate QCI-W04-F060 chromosome 2, HSTE1.2, whole genome shotgun sequence genome, the region AGACTATACTCGAgccaaaaacaataaaacctcaGTATTGCTGTATAGAAAATTCTCTTTTTTGTCGGTTGTTCATCTGTGCACTTCAAACAGTAACTCATGGAGGAATAacagataaaaagagaaaaggtcaCAACCAAGATCTGATGAAGGGCAGTGCTGACGATCAGCTTTAAGGGATTCCAGCCGGCAGATAGCACATTCAAGAGAGCGATGCAAATGAGAATTTGCATGAACCGTGCACTAGCAAAGGTAATATACATAATTGGGGGAAGGGGTGGGGGATATGAtgagggaagggagggggggtttCCATCAAATACGGACACAGAGCAAAACTTCCTATgcttaattattaatattttacagtgcacacacacattgcatgGGATGCATATCATCCATCGGTTGAACAGTGACTTTTAAGTGCACTGGAACAGAGTGAGCCTGACAAAATatgcacaaatgtgtgtgagatGAAGTACGTCTCTTCCCCCTATAAAGATGAATGCAAAAAAAGAGCAACAAACGCCTTCCCTAGGCAGAGAAAGCTTAACTATTCTTCTCAGTTCAAAGTCAGGGGTCTACTCTAAATATTTGTGTATTAAACATAACACATAAGATGGAATAAATGGGAGGACTCTAAAAGAAGTTCAGGGCCTGCAGGAGAAAACAACATGGAACTCTAATGCTTCTTAATGTCAGTCTGACTggaacacaaacaaccacagtgaaaaacaaGCCGAGGCTGCAAATGCAGTGAATCGTCGCAATCTAGATGCTTCTTGGCTTCGGTTCCTCAGTGAACTGGTTATTGTGGTGTAACTGGTCTGGTCCCAACTGGCACCATCTCCTCTCTTGTATTGttaagacagaaaaaaatagcAATAAAGGCACAAGTAAAGCGTTTAGAATTATAATAATCACACCTCAGTTGAATCAATTCTGCGTCAACACTTGCAGCTTTCGAGGTACGCATCAAGGGCCAGTCTAAGGAGGTACCGTGCAGCACGGTTAAATCTGAATACGCTGACTCTcgcactgtttgtttgtttattgagGCAATTCAGGGGCTGTTCGGAGCCTCAGAACTGCAGTTAAAGCTGATCTGGCTCCTTCAGACAGCGCCGCATCCGACTTCCTGTTGTCGACTCGCACTTGCCGTGGAAAAATTGCTGCTGCAGCCTAAGACAACCTACAGCACTTTGTATGCCGAAAGAAAAGAGTTAATTAGAAATACAAATTCTCCCAGATTGTTATTAATGGGAACTGTAGAGTAAGCAACACATATTTTGTGCCCATAAGTAATTCTCAGGTATCTTTGATCTGTGGCCCACAGCGGATGCTGCTGCGTGCTGCTGTCTGGCTTCTGGGATTCTGCCAGCACCAGACATCTGGCTACTTTGTTATCATTGGCTGATCTGCTCCCGGGAGGCCACTCTTGTGACACCAGGCAGAGAGTGTCCTGGCAAGGAAAATTATCAGCACATTTTGAGTGGATTAGAGTTCCAAAGTGGTCTTCAAATCTCTACAGGGGTCTGGTGAGCCATGCTCTACTGGGGGTTCCTCAGGGCTCTGTTCTGACACCACTGTTCATTTGAAAGGCAGCGAGGGTTCGGCTCCCACTGCTGCATCACAGGTTTCAGGGAACATCTTGGGAAGTGGGAAAAAGGCCCCCCAATTATGATCTGTCAGATGCAGAAGGGGGGAAATGCACCAAAGACTTTCCTTGATTAGTTTGGAGATCCTGAGTAGCagcaagtgtttgtgtgttgttaatGTTCATAGTGTCATATCTGGCAAAAATGCATCAAGTCTgcaattgctttttttttactgactaATGCAGTTTTGTTGTTCTTCAATTTCTGCTGCTATGAAATTTTCAGTCACGTCCCTGATACCTTTGCCTTGAGCTTTGTTAACTCTAAGGGAGTTCAAAATGACTCCATCTCAAAGGTTGTGTCTGACAATCCATCATACAAAACACTTGTTTAGAGGTCAAAGAAAAGAATGCTGCCTAAGCACTGGCTTAGTGgaggggaggaaaataaaaaaatccatgaTGTGACAATCTGAACCTTATTCACAGGATTGATTGAGGTATCGTGtcttctcccttttttctcttGGCGTTTCCATTTGTGAATACAAAGCTGCGGTGACCCATAAATATTACATGGTGCCGAGATGCAAAGCAGGAATTAATGactggggtgtgtgtgagagcgtgtgtATGGCAGGTCCCTGTGGGATTCTGCTTAGACAGGCGGGCATGGTGAGGGtgtggtctctctctgtctctctctaacacacacacacacacacacacacacacacacacacacacacacacacacacaatatagaCTTTTTTTTCAATGCTGGACTGCAGCATTTTTGGTCAGTGTGCTAACCTTCCTGTCAGTACCTCTGTGATTGCATTACTCTGTAAACTCTCTAAACTCTTACCTGTTATTCTGCACATGAAGACAACTCCAACCTTAAAATCTGTTTCAGAACTAGTTAGTGctgttgaatatttaaatatgtaatgATTTTGATGCCGATTAATCCTTTAGGTCATTTATCGAGCGGAAATCAGTTTCAACACCTAAAACATGAGACTTTTTTGCTCTTCTCCGTTTTAAATCACCCTATATAAAATTTCTTTGGATTTTAATCAATGGAAATTTGTAAATTGAAGCCAAAGTATTGATATAACTGCACGAACTTCTAATCTGTGTATTGAAAGTAACTTTGTCTCTCTCACTGAGAGAAAATTAGCCAATTAGTTGAGCAATTATATGATAGAAAAATTATCtgttaaaaaaatcaattgattaatcaatttaGTCAGTTTTTAATAATCAGTTATCAGGATTTCTGTGCCTAATGTTTTCGTAgactggtttttatttttgtgttggaCTGTTCTGTGGACAAATCAAGCAACCTGAAGACATCTTGTTAAGCTTCAGATGATTTTCATTGGCCTTTTTCACTCAAGAATATAGCTGGCAGTTTAAACCACAACAGAAATATCAATTATCTGCAGCCCCTACTCTCTCtgttctgcacaaacacacacacacattgtatatTAATTTGTGCTCGATAAGCACATGATGCAACATGAGCAGAACGAAACTGTGGCCTAAGATCTGATTCATTCTAAACATTGTCATAAATACTAGCTGACGTGATGCGGCACCCTGAGGTAATGACAAAGTAGTTATATGAGGTTACAAGAAAGGGACAGACAagcagaaaaatacaaagacagatcgagagagagggacagagaaggagagaccGAGATCggcttttcctctctgcttaGCATGATGAATCAGTTGAGGAGGGGCCACTTGACACCTGTCACCTAACCAGCCAGGCACAATTACCTCCAGGGGGAGGACAGGGGACTTGCTAGGGAGTTGCGCAAAGCTCCCAGTGAAATAGACGAGCGTTTGAAGATCATTAGTGTTACAGCCCCTGTCTTCGTGGCCCTGTCCAACCTCCTGAATGACTCGCTTTGATCACCGCGCCGTGTTTTTGTCAATAGTATGGGTACACCGCATAAATTATAAAGTTATACACACAAAGTCAGCAGGTAAAAACGCCACACTCGATTTCTGCTTCGGCCACGGATGGGGCAGCTGATTGCAAGTAAtaagcatcatcatcactccgCAGCCAATGACGTGCGGTGGCCGAGCTCTCGTGTTGCTCTCTTGTTCAGGCCAATGGCTTCAAAGAATGGCACTCACATgtttcaaatgcaaaaaaattcTCAGTAAAGATATTGGATATTCAGATTTCTATGAGAGCAGAAAATTATGTGCCTCTgatatgtgaatatttaatcAACTTTTTTGGGATGACTATGCTTTTACAGTTTGACACCGTGAGGCAGGTAAATGTGACAAATTGTAAATAATCTGTTTAGGGAGCAGGTTACACTGGTGTACTTTTTAAagcctttaaataaaatataatctaGTGTAAATTTGAATTTgcgataaataataaatgttgctTGTTTTCCTCATATAGAAAGAGCTCCTCAAAATGTCTGCGCACATTAAATTTACTTGGAAATTTAACAtgaaaaccccccccccacagaatTCCAATCCTCAACAGagaatgaaataataacaagaaaaaaatctcCTAATCCATAGGTTGAAGGACGGTTCAAGATGAACTGTACTGAAGATTTCACAGATGACACACAATCAGATATGTCACACGCGCACCGTGCATCTGCAGCAGCGAGGCCCCTTTAAGTATTGTGTTTGGCAGTGCAGCGCGGTGGTTCCAGTGAAGAAAAATGATCATTATAGCTGATGAGGCAAGGGCTCCGAATGATGACAGCGTGACAGCAGAGAGCTTTTTAATTTGTCGGATCAGATTGTGACATGCTCCATCACAGGACGGAGGAAATCTTTTCATTTGTGCAGAAGAAAGGGGGAAAGGAGGTCAATTAGCATCAACCATTAGACAACCCAATGACAAGCAATATATTACCATGTGGGACAGTCAAACTAATGAGAGAGGCAGCAGGGATGTTCATCCAGGTTGGACAGAATCCTGCGTTCATCCCGCTACATTAATCACTTGTATAGCACATGACGAGTTCCTTATAGTCACGCGCTCTGAAGCGTTGctcctcatatatatatacacgccACCTTCCTCGCCATTACGTTTGTTGTCATATGAGGTCAGATTAACTCAAAGGAACTTGATGTCTTGTCAAATGTTATCGTGCTGAGCCACGTGCATCACTGCTACATCACATGGATGCAGTTAATAGTAGCTTGTGCTTTTCTAGGAGGTTAaactttgtgttgcttttgtccTGTTACTCGAGGACGATCAGTCAAATCTGGTCAGAACTGTAGGACACCTTAAAGATCATAAAGGCTTCCACCAATATCTTTGCCAAAAGCAGCACGAGAGAGAAGATCTCATTTTATCAGAAGAGACTATCTCAAAGcgagtatttttttttccccctctttgcGAGACAGGCTTTATTTGACTGGCTGTCAGGTATAAAGCTCCTCTCTCGATATTGATCTGAAGTACCTAAAGGTATGTGACATCATTATGAGGGTTGACCTTATCATTTTCTGCCCTGCAGCCTATGGGCACGACTGGGCCAGAATCTaattccaccccccccccccaaaggtTGGTACTTGGTGCGTAGTAGGGAAATTGGTGGCGGTGTTATTTGTTTTCCTGACCTCATGGCAAACCTCACTCTCGAGGCCTCTAACCAGTCAAGGCCTGACTGTGACTTCACAACTCGACCAGGTTAGCTGGTCTTGCCTTTGCTTTCTGGACTATAGTCAACATGAGTGATGATACTGGCCATGATGatttagaagaaaaaagacacatcGATGGGTGATTCTATAGAAACCACGATTATGTTAATTTGTGCTCTTCAACTTCCagtgcaaacattttaaaatagatttttagaCCTTCTGCAGATGGCAATTGCAGTATGTTTAAATTTAGAGAAAGATTGTGGTTATgatgtgtttaatttgttgtgtttatggtTAAGATAGAACAACAGCTTCCAAAAGTGAAACTAAATAATCCCTGGTAGTATCGGTCATAAACCCTGTTTCTTCATGTTAATGGTggggcatggaccaaactgaagaaaaatctcaatctcaaagatggtttctgtcattttaaaaggctctaatcacactgatgtatgttatAGAGTTACATTGTTCTGGTacgtttgtttttaattagttactcattagttatttgatgctatgaaaaatGGGATTgtacgtcatgattgacaactgagattGACCCACAATTGGCTTCTAATTATGCCAAAAGTGCAAGATTGCAgccatatccaggatattttagcttcatttttataCCAtgagaagaagtggagacgcattgtccatctttataaacaacCAATGGGTTTAGCCAATAAAACGCTTGGTTAAAGCTGCAGTAATCAATATCTTTACAAAGGATCAAATTATTCTGTGTTATGTGATACGCGATGCTTGTAGTGATGACTCCACAGACAATTGTCACCTGATGCTGCCCCTTCAGTTCAACTGAGCATTTTAGCTTCAGttaatcattttgtttgtttgttttttaacgtCAAAAACGTCCCTCCGGAGATGGTGatgaccaaaacagagctaaatgCAGAGGTAAATCGTGGACTGACTATTTTCAGGTTGACATAAACATAATTTCAAACAAATGCTTTTTGCTAACACATTTGCTCTATAAATTTAGAAGACGTCACTGTACATCTGCCTtcactgcccccaagtggccgacaaaaatataaatcaagctTTAAGATTtggaaatgacaaataaattcCTCACGGTGAAGCTGGGATGTGGTCGACACGAATTAACTACATCAGCCTCCACATCCTCTTTCCACTTCACTATGCGAAGAGAACACTACGCACAACACAACTGTCCAATATGAATGTTATCTGTGCAGAGGTTATATAACATAGAGGCGTTTAAATTATTACATAAGCTGAGTTGTTTGATTATTGTCTTTCCCAATGATGAACTTGACCTTCCTCTCATAAATGAGACTAGTGACGATCAGTTTGTTAAAATGCAAGTTAAaactttctgtgtttaaattggtgttttaaaaaaatgaattactACCATTTAATTCCTATTAGCACAGAAGCCAAACTGGAAGTGTGTCGTCATAATTTGCCTTCACACTAGAGGTCAAAACATTTTAGGGCTTATTAGCAACATTACAACCTCCTATTTAACCCCAGGAAAAGATCAAATAGAGTACCATCGCACATTGTAATTCAAATGCAGTGTTTGAACCCTCTTTCATTATCTCAAGTGGTGGGCCACTTGTTCCCGCTGAGAGCTACAGTAGACTATGTGACATTTAGTAAAATCCTGAAGGCTTCCAGCTTTAGTTGGATgcatttaaacaacacattaaagTCAGTGTTTTCCTCGTGGAACCTGTCACATTTCCCAGGTAAAGggagatgaataaataaagcacCACCGTCAGTGGCTGGaacactccccctcctcctttgtGTGATTTGCTGTTGCCTTGAGTTAGATCCAGATCTCTTTGGAGGCCCCTCTCCCAACAAGCATTGACCTTCTGCTCCGACATGTAAAGAGCTCCACGAGAtcagaaaggggagggggaagCTGTGAATAAAggcatcaccagcagcagccgagAGACTTCATCCACTTCACTCCGCACTccgctctcccctctccctctcctcagtGCAGCTTTATCTCTGTGTTCAGTCTAGGAGCGGAGATACCTTGTTGGCGGCACAAAGGAGCGGTTCTGTAATAAAAACAGCTGTCTCTGGTGGTCTCGGTGTAATTGGGATTGTTAACGTGAAGAGCTCCTGAGGGAGGCTGAGAAGAGTATGTCTTTGTGTAAAGCACACAGACACCTCTGCAGCACTCCTTGATTCGGATGTAAGTAAGatagtgaggaggaggaggaggaggaggaggaggaggaggaggaaaaaaaaaagcaagcaAGTCACTTGAGTTATATCAAGCCTTGCTGCATGTGCTCCTTTATTTTACTTTGGcgttacttttatttttaggcggtacagatttatttatacGTATTAGAGCGCCTTGAAGTGAGAAAAATATTGCTCTTGCACAATCCCACTgaggtgttgtgtttttcaaggCAAGGTATGTGACTGCCTCCAATTACTGTACGAGTGTGATGACACAAACTTAAAGGCAGGAAGAGCATTTAgctgaaattttaaaaaaaggtgacACGAtcaaaaaagctaaatatcGAGGGTGTACGTATTTTTTCTAAATTGGAggcctttttatatttcaaacactGGAAATGAAATTACAACCAGTGCATTCTCTTTCCCCAATAAAGCCTTGCTAagagtcatatttatttatttattttttgctgctAAATTATTCAAGATGAAATTATAATGCAGCATATAAACTGGGCTATTGTTGCCAATATGTGCCTGAAAATGAAtgttacagaaataaaaactgttccAGACCAGTAAGGATTTAGTCGAGCAGCTGGTATTGACACGTCATTGTCAAAAGTCATTCAGTCAAACACTTTTCTGACACTGGCTCCAAAAGCTGTTGCCATAGGAAGTCGAAGTCTCAGGTACGTGAACACACTCGCTAAAGTGCTGAAAACGCACTTCAAAGTCAATTGGTTGGGAGAAGCGCTGGGCTGATTTATTTGACTTAAGATatacttttgtgtgtgtgtgtgtgtgtgtttcattgtggATGAAAATTTCATACGCCGATTTAGAGGTggtgaaatataaatgattcCTTTAAAGTTTCATCATAAATCAGTCTGTCGGTATATATGAGCAGACACTGATTGCTCCTTGATGTCTCCTGCAGCCTGATCCCTGTCTCCCGGTGTCTGGAGGTGGCTCCAGCAGCGCCTGTTGTCCCGCTGGGGGGAGACACACACGTTGCTGCAGCTTGATGGCTCTCTCTCGCGATGTAaaacaccccccaaaaaaatgccAAccgattttttttgttgttgttgtgtagcagCCGTGGGgacacagaaaaatgtctccgtgcatcacaacaacagaacaGGAGCTGACATGTATAGTCCTTCGCGAGGAGAGCAGCGCCTCTGCCGCCTGCACGCAGCTGGAACATCTGTAACCCCGGTTCAAATGCTCTCAGACCCGAATGGAGCGATGCACAAGCTGTGGCCACATACCAGGGTGAGGAGGTGTGGAATATAATTAGGATAAGACCACACTTAATAATCACAAGAGATCCGGGGGAGAAATTAATGTAGATTTCTTCACATGATATATTATTAACATGTTTAAGGAGACTGAGGGATAATTCCACAATCTGTCAAAGACGATGACCATTGTTTCACACctgctacgtgtgtgtgtgtgtgtgtgtgtgtgtgtgtgtgtgtgtgtgtgtgtgtgtgtgtagagagagagagggaggtgttcAGAAAAATTACAGCCACACAGgaggaagcaaaaaaaaactaaactaaatccAAGACGCATTGTTCTCCACGCGTCTTTAACCTCCGAGTGTTTCGTTACATCATAACAATTATCTCTTCCTATATAGACGTGACCACATTAAACAAACGAGACACCCCCTCCTTAATTACGACGTGGCTGAATGTTTTAATTACATTACCAATGATGTGGCTTAATTAGAGGAGGGGGAGATAAGTTAATAGCCTGCTATGACAAGTACATAGATTTGCAATTAAATGGTGctaattattttaaaactcCACTTTTATCGTCATCCATTAAGTAGCCTTTAACTagtgtcctttttttttcaatgtaaaaaaacccAAGACGTGACAATAGAAAATAGTACAACAAAATTATAACACAGTCATATAGTTTAGAAATTTATTTCCAGTATTTTGCACTGATTTATTCAGTGTAAGAAAATGATTATAGCAACAATGAGTAGGAATCGCACAAAACACTGTATTTCTATAGAATGAAATTGATATATTAGCAGTTAacatgaatttcttttttttaagaaatattattttacctCAGGTGtcataatacaaaaatataaatccaTATTTGACATTACAATGACAAGTTTGCTTTACTTTAGGTGACGAGGAGCTGTCCATGGTGTTCATTCGTCTCCTCTGCGCGCAACTGTCTGTTTGGCACAGTTTCATTTGCAATATTCAACaagaatagaagaagaagaaaagaaaaaaatgcaggTGCAATAAAATGGGAAATTCAGAAAGTCTGTGAACTTCACAAGACGTGGTGTTGGTAACGAGGTGTTGGTGGCGAGAAGTAAAGagtcatttgaaataaatgccCTGTCGCGCACTGCCCATGCGCAAAGTCCCcagcggcggcggtggtggtggtgctgctgctgctgaggctaATGAAGAATAATAAATCATGAAAAGGGTTTTTCAGGTGCAGCtgcaaagagtgtgtgtgtgtgtgtgtgtgtgtaagagagagtgagagagggtgggagagctgcagagagagagagacagggggtgtgtgtgtgagagagagagaggggtggagggagagagagagagagagagaggcggagagagaCTCAGTCTGCCCTTCGCCTCAGAGCAGAGGCAGTTCGGGTCCCCGCAGCATTGAACGTAGTGGAAGAGGTAGCCTCCAATACAGAGACTGTCACCGCCATTACTTCTCACTCACGGTCATTTTCGAGACGGAAACTTTTGagcaaaaaagagagaaaaaaagaaaaaactaaaacagaaacaaacaggtcAAGGGAAGAGGCAGGAGTCAGAAACTTCGAGTATCTCGGGAAAATCctaagagacggagagagaggagagaaactttttcatatctttttttttttttggttgctctttctttttcctttttggcgTCGTCCATGAGGAGATCTGCCAAATAATCcaaggtaaaaaaagaaagaaaagacaaatagatTCAAGTGATacaaggagaaagagacagCAGCCACAAGTCCACAAAGGAAAAGGTGTCGGCTGCGCGCAGTTGCATGGCTCGGTGGCACCTGCGATTTCTCACTCGCCCAAAAAGACAAGACCTCGGCGCGTAATAATAAATAGATGTGATAACTTCAGTGTTGGACCACCGTCTTCAGCCCGCACTTCATTCGACGGCGACTCCAGATTCCAGCGAAGCAATTGGGGCTTCGACTCCCGAGCGAGGAGGCGGAGTCTTAACTTATTAAAAGGAACTTGCTGAGGCTCGGACGCCAgcaaatatgatgatgatgtctcTGAACAGCAAGCAGGCTTTTGCCATGGCCCACAGCAGCTTGCCCGAACACAAGTACTCGTTgcattcctcctcttcatccgcCCTGACTTCCAATGCACCGTCCTCCTGCTCGTCCTCCCGACACAGCAACAGCATCATCAACAGCAACGGCGGCAGCTCGGAGGCGATGCGCCGAGCCTGTCTCCCAACCCCACCGGTACGTATTCTGCATAATCACAGCTTAAAGGCACATTTTGACagcccactttttttttttttttgcttgatgtttttttcatgtctgCACAGCAAATCACCCAACACCtccgtattttttttctcctctgctcaaCTTATGTATTCAGTCGGCTTTGCCTTTCGTATTAATTTTTATGACCTGGGATGTTGCATGCGTCTTGTTTTGTgggctcctcttttttttttttaggatttcttttttcacattCTGGAAATGTTTTAAACCGAGGAGTGGAGGGAGAATTCCCTGCTGACAGCTATGTGTGCATTCTATTTGCAATTGCAGAGCAATATATTCGGAGGCTTGGATGAGAGTTTGTTGGCCCGGGCTGAAGCTCTAGCGGCGGTGGATATAGCCTCGCAGAACAAGAGCCACCACCACCCTCCACATCACAGTCCCTTCAAGCCGGACGCAACCTACCACACCATGAACTCGCTCCCCTGCACctcgtcttcttcctcttcggTGCCTATTTCTCATCCGTCCGCCATGTCcggccaccaccaccaccaccaccatcaccaccaccaccagccccTGGAGGGGGACCTGCTGGACCACATCACTCCGGGACTTTCACTAGGAGCCATGGCTGGGCCGGATGGCTCGGTGGTTTCCACGCCTGCGCACCCTGCCCACATGGCGGGCATGAACCACATGCACCAGGCAGCCATCAACATGGCTCATGTCCACGGGCTACCACAGCACATGGGCATGAACGACGTGGACGCCGATCCCAGGGACTTGGAAGCCTTCGCAGAGAGGTTTAAGCAGAGACGGATCAAACTCGGGGTTACCCAGGCGGATGTAGGGTCAGCGTTAGCCAGCCTGAAGATTCCTGGAGTGGGCTCCCTCAGCCAAAGCACCATTTGCCGATTCGAGTCCCTCACGCTGTCTCACAACAACATGATCGCGTTGAAGCCCATCCTGCAAGCGTGGCTAGAAGAAGCCGAGAAATCACACAGGGAGAAACTTAATAAACCCGAGTTGTTCAACGGCgcggagaaaaagaggaagcgCACGTCGATAGCGGCGCCGGAGAAGAGATCACTGGAGGCCTATTTCGCCATTCAGCCGCGTCCCTCCTCGGAGAAAATCGCAGCAATCGCGGAAAAGCTGGACCTGAAAAAGAACGTGGTGCGGGTCTGGTTTTGCAACCAGCGGCAGAAACAGAAACGAATGAAATACTCAGCATGCGTCTAAAATCTGCTTTGAAAAAAACC harbors:
- the pou4f2 gene encoding POU domain, class 4, transcription factor 2, producing MMMMSLNSKQAFAMAHSSLPEHKYSLHSSSSSALTSNAPSSCSSSRHSNSIINSNGGSSEAMRRACLPTPPSNIFGGLDESLLARAEALAAVDIASQNKSHHHPPHHSPFKPDATYHTMNSLPCTSSSSSSVPISHPSAMSGHHHHHHHHHHHQPLEGDLLDHITPGLSLGAMAGPDGSVVSTPAHPAHMAGMNHMHQAAINMAHVHGLPQHMGMNDVDADPRDLEAFAERFKQRRIKLGVTQADVGSALASLKIPGVGSLSQSTICRFESLTLSHNNMIALKPILQAWLEEAEKSHREKLNKPELFNGAEKKRKRTSIAAPEKRSLEAYFAIQPRPSSEKIAAIAEKLDLKKNVVRVWFCNQRQKQKRMKYSACV